One window of the Canis lupus familiaris isolate Mischka breed German Shepherd chromosome 29, alternate assembly UU_Cfam_GSD_1.0, whole genome shotgun sequence genome contains the following:
- the LOC100685367 gene encoding elongin-C-like, which yields MYVKSVPLDDHEFIIERQHVLMSRMIKAILRGLGQFAENEIKEVSFRANSSCVLAKVHVCSSYVVGYTNNSTEIPEFPTAPKIAGELLMAANFPDC from the coding sequence ATGTATGTCAAATCAGTACCTTTGGATGATCATGAATTTATTATAGAAAGACAACATGTACTCATGTCCAGAATGATAAAAGCCATATTGAGGGGCCTGGGTCAATTTGCtgagaatgaaattaaagaagtCAGTTTTAGAGCAAACTCTTCATGTGTGCTAGCAAAAGTACATGTGTGTTCTAGCTATGTGGTTGGCTACACTAACAACTCCACAGAGATTCCTGAATTCCCCACTGCACCTAAAATTGCAGGGGAACTGCTAATGGCTGCCAACTTCCCAGATTGTTAA